A stretch of Geobacter sp. DNA encodes these proteins:
- a CDS encoding DNA-3-methyladenine glycosylase I yields MNEPCRCPWVDSTKPDYVAYHDEEWGVPVRDDRLMFEFLTLEAAQAGLSWYTILRRRDGYRQAFAGFDPEIVARFDQARIDALIADSSIIRNRAKIHAAVANARAFLKVQEEFGSFCAYIWRFVDGQPLVSERRTLADYPTTSAEAVALSRDLGSRGFAFVGPTICYAHMQATGLVNDHTVDCFRRQEIIDGYR; encoded by the coding sequence ATGAACGAACCGTGCCGCTGCCCCTGGGTCGATTCTACCAAGCCGGACTATGTCGCCTACCATGATGAGGAGTGGGGGGTGCCAGTCCGCGACGACCGGCTGATGTTCGAGTTTCTCACCCTGGAAGCGGCCCAGGCCGGGCTTTCGTGGTACACGATCCTGCGCCGCCGCGACGGATACCGCCAGGCCTTTGCCGGTTTCGACCCGGAGATCGTGGCCCGCTTCGACCAGGCGCGGATCGACGCGCTCATCGCCGATTCGTCGATCATCCGCAATCGCGCCAAGATCCATGCAGCAGTTGCCAATGCCCGTGCTTTCCTCAAGGTACAGGAAGAGTTCGGCAGCTTCTGCGCCTATATCTGGCGCTTCGTGGACGGCCAACCCCTGGTGAGCGAGCGGCGCACCCTGGCCGACTATCCGACCACCTCGGCAGAGGCAGTGGCACTTTCCCGTGATCTGGGCAGCCGCGGCTTCGCCTTTGTCGGCCCGACCATCTGCTATGCCCACATGCAGGCCACCGGCCTCGTCAACGACCACACCGTCGACTGCTTCCGCCGCCAGGAGATCATCGACGGCTACCGCTGA
- a CDS encoding quinol oxidase encodes MKRIVTGLLLVAICGIFGIATAREAKKTVTATIDADGVQRVEILGGGYFFDPDHVIVKVNVPVELKVRKESGIVPHNFVIKAPEAGIEVEESLSSEPKTIRFTPTKTGIYPMYCSKKLLFFASHREKGMEGELEVVE; translated from the coding sequence ATGAAAAGGATCGTTACGGGACTGCTGCTTGTTGCGATATGCGGGATCTTCGGCATCGCCACTGCCAGAGAGGCGAAAAAGACCGTTACCGCAACCATCGATGCCGACGGTGTTCAACGGGTCGAGATCCTGGGCGGGGGGTACTTCTTCGACCCTGACCATGTGATTGTCAAGGTGAACGTGCCGGTGGAGCTGAAGGTGCGAAAGGAATCGGGGATCGTCCCCCACAACTTTGTCATTAAGGCGCCCGAGGCAGGGATCGAGGTGGAGGAGAGCCTCTCCTCCGAACCGAAGACGATCAGGTTCACCCCCACCAAGACCGGTATCTACCCCATGTACTGCAGCAAGAAGCTGCTCTTTTTCGCCAGCCACCGGGAAAAGGGGATGGAGGGCGAGCTGGAGGTGGTGGAATAG
- a CDS encoding peptidylprolyl isomerase has product MAQAKQGDTVRVHYTGMLDDGEVFDSSECTDDGCGCSSGPLEFTIGEGQVIPGFEAAVVGMELGESKQVKIPVDDAYGPRMDEMVGVVERSRLPAGINPEVGGQLEVTREDGETFPVLITAVSDTEVTLDANHPLAGRDLTFDIKLIEIV; this is encoded by the coding sequence ATGGCACAGGCAAAGCAGGGGGATACGGTTCGGGTTCATTACACCGGTATGCTTGACGACGGAGAGGTGTTCGATTCTTCGGAATGCACCGACGATGGATGCGGCTGTTCTTCCGGTCCCCTGGAGTTCACCATAGGCGAAGGTCAGGTGATCCCCGGATTCGAGGCAGCGGTTGTCGGCATGGAACTGGGCGAGAGCAAGCAGGTCAAGATCCCGGTGGATGACGCCTATGGCCCCCGCATGGATGAGATGGTCGGCGTGGTGGAGCGGAGCCGGCTGCCAGCCGGGATCAATCCGGAGGTGGGGGGCCAGCTTGAGGTGACCCGCGAGGATGGCGAGACCTTCCCGGTACTGATCACTGCGGTGTCCGACACCGAAGTGACCCTGGATGCCAACCATCCCCTGGCTGGTCGGGATCTTACCTTCGATATCAAGCTGATCGAGATCGTCTAG
- a CDS encoding DUF4339 domain-containing protein has translation MTLWEKAKAEFLDIIEWTDDSSDTMVWRFPRYDNEIKQGAQLVVRQAQVAVFVNKGEIADLFASGQHRLTTDNLPVLSTLMGWKYGFHSPFKAEVYFVNTRNFTNLKWGTKNPVTLRDPEFGPIRLRAYGTYVIRVNDPAKFIKEIVGTGGHFTVEEVAEQLKNLIVTRFSDMLAESGIPVLDLAASYNELSTFLTGKIAPEFQEYGIEVTKLLVENIALPPEVEAALDKKSSMGIIGNLDNFLKFQSAQALEAAAQNPGGDAAAGVGMGIGFAMANQLGKMVMNPQEPQPAPLSPPPLPQEETSRYFVGKNGKKAGPFDKDAIIGYIRKGAITRETLMWKQGMEQWIAAGQFGEFAVVLQETPPPLPK, from the coding sequence ATGACTTTGTGGGAAAAGGCCAAAGCGGAATTTCTCGACATCATCGAATGGACCGACGATTCAAGCGACACCATGGTCTGGCGGTTCCCGAGGTACGACAATGAGATCAAGCAGGGCGCCCAGCTGGTGGTCAGGCAGGCGCAGGTCGCCGTTTTCGTCAACAAGGGGGAGATCGCCGACCTGTTCGCGTCCGGCCAGCATCGGCTAACCACCGACAACCTGCCGGTCCTCTCCACCCTGATGGGGTGGAAATACGGGTTCCACAGCCCCTTCAAAGCCGAGGTCTATTTCGTCAACACCCGGAATTTCACCAACCTGAAGTGGGGGACGAAAAACCCCGTCACCCTGCGCGACCCCGAATTCGGGCCGATACGGCTGCGGGCATACGGCACCTATGTCATCCGAGTGAACGACCCGGCAAAATTCATCAAAGAGATCGTTGGGACCGGCGGCCACTTCACCGTGGAGGAGGTTGCCGAGCAGTTGAAGAACCTAATCGTGACCAGGTTCTCGGACATGCTGGCGGAAAGCGGCATCCCGGTGCTCGATCTGGCTGCCAGCTACAACGAGCTCTCCACCTTCCTGACCGGGAAGATCGCCCCGGAATTCCAGGAGTACGGCATCGAGGTGACCAAGCTCCTGGTCGAGAACATCGCCTTGCCGCCGGAGGTCGAGGCTGCCCTGGACAAGAAGAGCAGCATGGGGATCATCGGCAACCTGGACAATTTCCTCAAATTCCAGAGCGCGCAGGCCCTGGAGGCGGCGGCGCAGAATCCGGGGGGCGATGCTGCGGCAGGGGTCGGGATGGGGATCGGCTTTGCCATGGCAAACCAGCTGGGGAAGATGGTGATGAATCCGCAGGAACCACAGCCCGCCCCCCTTTCCCCGCCACCGCTCCCCCAGGAGGAGACGAGCCGGTACTTTGTGGGGAAAAACGGCAAAAAGGCCGGCCCTTTCGACAAGGATGCGATCATCGGCTACATCCGGAAAGGGGCCATCACCAGGGAGACGCTGATGTGGAAGCAGGGGATGGAGCAGTGGATCGCGGCCGGACAGTTCGGCGAATTTGCCGTAGTGCTGCAGGAAACGCCCCCCCCTTTGCCGAAATGA